Proteins encoded by one window of Lathyrus oleraceus cultivar Zhongwan6 chromosome 1, CAAS_Psat_ZW6_1.0, whole genome shotgun sequence:
- the LOC127115688 gene encoding uncharacterized protein LOC127115688: MSSSSSWSCFGDSLSNLQRFLQCVTPVVPSQTLPQSCSNDFNIQWKPLGKDTIECFTLKDLWNRFYEWSAYGASTPMILEDGENVVQYYVPYLSAIQIYTNKSVVASRNRREDNDGVEFESDSWSDDSGSDNLSRSLSNDSSKSWDAISEESSSDQEGSCQTKDKLGNLYLSYIEMSSPYHRVPLALKIPELAKTYPELMTLKSVDLSPASWMAVSWYPIYTIPSRKNDKDMEACFLTYHTLSSSFQDFETENHGMDIDKDKDLCCLSGWENIVGHHDYKKKSKSSISIPPFGLATYKMQSDLWLNSDPHDYESISYLYSAAESWLKQLNVDHHDFNFFTSNSIL; encoded by the exons atgtcatcttcttcctcttggAGTTGCTTTGGAGATTCTCTATCCAATCTGCAACGCTTTCTTCAATGTGTTACCCCTGTTGTTCCTTCACAAACTCTGCCACAg AGTTGCTCTAATGATTTCAACATCCAATGGAAACCTCTTGGTAAAGACACAATTGAATGTTTTACTTTGAAAGATCTTTGGAACCGTTTTTATGAATGGAGTGCATATGGTGCTAGTACACCTATGATATTAGAGGATGGAGAAAATGTGGTTCAATACTATGTTCCATATCTATCTGCCATCCAAATCTACACCAACAAATCTGTTGTAGCTTCTCG GAATCGAAGAGAGGATAATGATGGAGTTGAATTCGAAAGTGACTCGTGGAGCGATGATAGTGGAAGTGATAACTTGTCTAGATCGTTAAGTAACGATTCAAGCAAATCTTGGGATGCTATTTCTGAAGAATCAAGCTCTGACCAAGAGGGTTCATGTCAAACAAAGGATAAGCTTGGCAACCTATACTTAAGCTATATTGAGATGTCTTCACCTTATCATAGAGTTCCGCTTGCATTGAAG ATACCTGAGTTAGCGAAAACCTATCCGGAGCTCATGACATTGAAGAGTGTTGATCTTTCTCCTGCAAGTTGGATGGCTGTTTCGTG GTACCCGATCTATACCATCCCTAGTCGAAAAAATGACAAGGACATGGAAGCATGCTTCCTCACTTACCATACATTGTCATCATCTTTTCAAG ATTTTGAAACGGAGAATCATGGTATGGATATAGACAAAGACAAAGATCTATGTTGTTTAAGTGGCTGGGAAAATATTGTAGGACATCATGATTACAAGAAAAAAAGTAAAAGCTCAATTTCTATACCCCCATTTGGGTTAGCCACTTACAAAATGCAGAGTGATCTTTGGCTAAACTCTGATCCACATGATTATGAAAGTATATCATATCTTTATAGCGCAGCAGAATCATGGTTGAAACAACTCAACGTCGATCACCATGACTTCAACTTCTTCACATCAAACTCTATCTTGTAA